Below is a genomic region from Miscanthus floridulus cultivar M001 chromosome 1, ASM1932011v1, whole genome shotgun sequence.
atgaccggcagaatgaaatgccctaggttatacctttgccttgtgcattccattccatctcctccaatgttgatgcaacacatgcaccaacatgatcaacaatgatatgatccacttcatatcatcatgtgatcatattggttcatcgatcttgactttacttgcttttcactattgccttcgtctatcggcaccaagtcttgctcaagcttcaccgccacacggtccatcgctccaaagccttcaacttgccctttacgcttgcaaccgatccatcaagccaagtcatgtcttaatcttctccaccttgatcatatgattcaatgtcatgtctcatgtgcaatgagctccttcatcgtcacatgtgtgagctttacaacatctccaagccattttcaccttcatgacatatgttgctcacacatatatacctgtcgactaatcacctgtatatctcacataaacataattagtctacctaggttgtcactcaattaccaaaaccatacaaggacctttcaccacctCCGAGCGGTCTCTCCAATTAGGAGGCCTGGCAAAAAACGTTGCTTCCTACTTCGACCCCGCGACTCCGACCCtgcgaccggggctcgtgggaaccctgctcactgctcttctccgaccagtGCACTCAgaaccgactggagccatccgatcgggggcgccccgttcggtaggaaccgaagacgtgcggagaaaggcaaggcaaggctcacaagtcaaaaccactgtaccagggaccataccctgcatgaaacagtactctgcagccaccatctccccctacagtattgtaggggccgttaaaactcccatacgataagccccccgcgtgtctctggacatcgatcgcggtatgggtaccaggatttgccgtaccgggtgaacatagcgcaactcctcacatgccactaggcatcaaatagtatttgcaggtaccggcgtccatccttcctgaaaaAGATAGCACGACCTtccgtgtgcatctgacattctacagcaacatcaatagtgttgggggcgcctaccattatctaatCTTcatcagcatgggcaacaaggcttagaaacatctgtactctctccctttcacctgtaaagccacccccttcatctataaaaggggatgcgctcccttcaACAaaaggaggtcgacttcttcaagttcagactcactagatcgatagctcacaactccTCAAGCGCACGCTCAAACATCTAGCtcgtagcgaagttcctgtcactctcggcccttccggtcggagccgaccggacctcttgtacaccccatttttctctctctcgtttgtaaccccactgcaaacttcgagcacctaggctcagaaataaagtcaccgaccgaccccgattggacgtagggcatgttgcccgaaccagtataaatcctgtgtcattgagtgctagaccacctccgatcacaacgtacagcaaaactacaaatattcactagttggtcactttctgcaccgatagtactgttggctgatttgttgtgagagaaaaatattgttcgttggctaaaaaagtacagtttataagccaagcgaacaggataaTTATTCTGTCTGTCTGTTTTCCCTTTCTACAATGCTCTTGCGCCCCTTTCTGTCTTATACGTGACACGGACTTACAACCTTGCTCTTATAAGTTAGAACCATACTCATGTACGTATTGAAATAGATAATCCAACCATTAAGTAAATCTCTGAGCTATAAGTTGTTAGGTTAATCGAGCGATAAGGTGTTCCGTTGCAACGTGCCAACATGTTTGCTATTATATACGTATGCTCGCTAGTGGTCTCCTTCAATTCACTTCAATCATTCTATGCAGGCGGAATCATTATTACAGTGACTTAGCCATGGATTTAGAGATCTACCTAGCTTTTAGCTATAATTCTAAGAACCACTACATACTCTACCTCCGTAAAAAAAACTTGATGTTCTATAATTTTAGGATAGATTAGTGCTCAACGAAAATACCAATATACCCCTATTTATTGAAGGTGAACTATGCTAATTAAGGAATAAATCCCTTACTTAAGATTTATCCAAATATATTGTCTAAGCAAAAATATCAAGTTTTTTAGGACAATTTTTAAATCCCAGAGTTTTTTGGGCAAAGGAAGTACAACGCAACAGCGACTTTCTCTCGCTAGCAATCAGACTTTCTTTATCAAGTTTTTTTAGACGAAGAAAGTACAACGCAACAACTACTGCTGTCCACCATAGCGGCGGTCTCGTAGTCTCGCCCTGTCCCATCACATGTCCCCCTCCCTCCTCCCGTCTATAGCGGCAGTCTTGTCACGTGGTGTGGGCAATCGAGCACCGCTCGCGCAGGACGGAGTGGGTAGAGTGGCATTGACATGACGCAACTTGTACcaacaataaaaaaaatccaaacaCGCAGGCACGTAATCGTCCGTACATACCCATCCCACGAGCCACAATAACTGCTCCAACTTCTGCACGTTACTCTTTCACCCGCCGTCCAGCCATCCTGTTGTCGAAAAAACTACGCGCAATAAAGTACCAGCATAGTGAGAGAGGGGGAGGAAAGGAGGCTTGGCGCCGGTGCCCACGGCATTGAGCTCGACGCTCGGAGCTATGACGTCAGCGTGTATGGCGTCGAGCTGCCTGCCAAATCAGCGCCACGTCAACGTCGAGCCCAAGatctcggcgccagagacgctggtgcagtgttagctcggcgccatcggtGCTGACACCGAGCTAAGGGTCAATATTCTAAAATCTTTCCAAAActtaaaaaaaagctaaaatgtaaaaaattctgACAGTGCCACCTCCCGCCTCCCGCTGCTGGCTGGCGGCAGGGCAGACAGGGCCAGGCCCGCGCGCTGCCTGCTCGGCCCAGAGGCTAGAGCTCGGCGCGATGAGGTGCCCGTCGAAGTGCCCGGTGTTTCTAAGGCGTAGGCGGCGCAGCTCGACGTGCCGGAGCACGCCAACGACAACGAGCGACGTCTCGACGAGGCTACGACTACGAGTGCTCGTCCGCTCGGAGCGTTGAGCTGAAGGTGAGGTCACTTGGAACTTGGATCATGCACGCCCTCGCCCTGCACCTGTTTGTTGTTTTGCTCCAGTGAAAAATCGTATTGCTGATTACTATGCCCCGAAGCCGAACCTGTCAGGCTAGGATCGGTCCTATATTCGTATGTCTTGCCATCAATCCATCATTGAACGGTAGACCCTGCTTTGATCATGACCCGCTATTGCACATGGGGAAGCTCTTGATGGGTCCTCTTCTCGGCGAACGCCGGCAGGTCTAATAAGAGGGTGGGGGTTCAGTAACCAAATGACGATAAAGATCACGTGATGGTGGTGATACAATTACAGCCCAAAAACCAATAACGACTATAGCCTGTAACTCCTTAATCACAAAGAGGAAATAAAGCGTGTTGTTTTTGTTTGACTCCCAGGAACATATATATCTGCATTACTCAACATGCATATATCATGAGCTGCACAATACTAGTTACTAGGTTACAAACACTGGTAAGCAAACTTCCTTTGCGGTAACATTGCAGACTGCACAGACTTGCCCACATCCGAAATGTCGAAAATCGCCATGCCAGGGCTGGATCTGGATACACACCTAAACCTGCCTACTTTGTGCTCAACAAAACTACTGTCTCCATGGATTAATTAAACAATCAAGAAATCATCTGCAGATCAAGAACACTGGCTAGCTACTATTATCACACGCATGTAGTAAGTACGTGGCGCTTGTGTTTTCCTGAGCTGTGCGTGAACTGTGAAGTGACCACTTCAAGTGCCTTCAAGTGTCATCGCCACACTGTCACTAGGGGTCTCCTCCAGCTGCTGAAGAGGCTCCAAAGTTGCTACGATGTCACGCATCAGCGGCCTAGCCTTTGGGTTGCGGCTAAGGCAATGGTATGCCAGCATCGCCGTCTTCTGCACCGCCTTTACTGGGTAGTCCTCAGCAAGCCTTGGGTCTACTATGCCAAGTACCTTCTTCTTCTGTGTCAACAACGGGAATGCCCAGTCTGCCAACATCTGCTCCCTGACTGGTCGGGACTTGTCCAGTGACTTCCGGCCCGTGAGGAGCTCCAGTAGTACAACACCATAGCTGTAGACATCGCTCATCGCTGTTAGATGCCCTGGAGTTGAAAAAGAGCAACACATTGGTTCAGTCTAGTACTGGATATCTGAAATTTCTGGAACCAGATGCCTAGCTAGTTCTAAAAGATTCAGTGCCAATTCCCTTGCTTATGTAAAGTTCCGTCTCAGGTCATGACCACAAGGCCCTGAGTAAGCAGTTGCATGAACCTAGCATATCTTTTATTTTGAAACTCATTTCGTAGTAGTTAAGCTTGCTCTTGACTTAGATACACAGTGTGATCTTTGAGGATCACATTACCTGTCATAATGTACTCTGGTGCAGCATAACCGTAGGTACCCATAATACGAGTTGAAACATGGGACTTATCGCCAACTGGTCCATCTTTTGCAAGCCCAAAGTCAGATAGTTTTGCATTGTATTCCTGTAGTTTTTATGGGTATCAAAGAAGATTCTGATAAGCAAGAAACCACTGTGTCCCATGCCCATAACAAAATGAATGACAGTATCATACTGCGTAtgtattttcctttgtttcctgcATTTTAGTTTACAGCAACTGGCATTCAAGTGTAACAACATAAAAAAAGAAGTTACCTCATCTAGCAATATGTTTGATGTCTTAAAGTCCCTATAGATGACTGGCTTCTCAGCTTCATGCAGAAAAGCAAGTCCTTTTGCAGCACCGAGAGCAATTTTCATTCTGGTCGACCATGGAAGTGGCACCATAACCCCTGCATTATAAATACAAATACTTTAATGATATGATAAAATACATTGCTTAATCTGAAATGAACAAATAATAATGCATAACTGACCACATAGGTCATGCAGAAATTGATAATGCTGCCACTCGATGCAGTGCAGAGATGCAGTTAAATAATGCTAGTTCAGGATAGGAGTGAAGGACAGGTTTATGCTTGTTTTCAGCTAATTCTTTCCATttatgagtatgagaatttgcaCGAATGCCATGTGTGGATATAACATAGTCAGTGTTATGACAAGGTGACAAGAAACTTTAGAAAACCGAATAACAATCTGtcaaaaatag
It encodes:
- the LOC136552604 gene encoding probable serine/threonine-protein kinase PBL16, with product MGNCWFKGNPYFNRVSSNATKSESPKIQSPSERTEKEDCQLPSNPKEVEALRKDTARNPLIAFTFEELKRITKNFRQDSLLGGGGFGRVYKGFITKDLREGLEIEEPLRVAVKVHDGDNSFQGHREWLAEVIFLGQLSHPNLVKLIGYCCEDDHRVLVYEFMPLGSVESHLFSRVMVPLPWSTRMKIALGAAKGLAFLHEAEKPVIYRDFKTSNILLDEEYNAKLSDFGLAKDGPVGDKSHVSTRIMGTYGYAAPEYIMTGHLTAMSDVYSYGVVLLELLTGRKSLDKSRPVREQMLADWAFPLLTQKKKVLGIVDPRLAEDYPVKAVQKTAMLAYHCLSRNPKARPLMRDIVATLEPLQQLEETPSDSVAMTLEGT